The genomic window aaaatcttaaaaaaaaaaagaacaaaaatttattttctcacagttctggaggctaacaGTCTGAAACCAAGGTATTGTCAGGGGTGGTTTTTTCTGAGTCCTCTCTCCTTGGCGTGTAGATGGTCATCTTCTCCTTGTGTGGCCACACAGCCTTCCGTCCGTGCCTGTCTGTGTCCTCGTCTTCTCTTCTTGTAgcgacaccagtcatattggattaggacacactctaatgactttattttaacTTAACAGCCTTTCCAAGGTTCtgtctccaaatatggtcacacTCTGAGGTACTTGGGGTTAGAACCTCAACAAATAGATTTGTGAGAAACACAGTTTAGCACATTACACTGACCCAAGGCAGGGGGGAAGGGGGCTCTGGCCCACTTGGCTTAGGTAGTAGAAACCAGTCACCACTTTCTATTAAGACTACTCACAGTGGGGGCTTCTTCAAGGGAAAATGAAATGCTGATATGAAGGGCAGTGGGTAAGAATCCTGGACAGCCTCAACAAAGGTCCATGATGCCTTCATAACGGAGATTCTCAGAAATAGTAGTAATTGATGAAAACACTTTCTCACTTCCGTTCGATCTTCAACCAAAAGTTATGAgtttctctcccccaaccccagcccctggAATTGTTCAGGCCAAGGTCAGGAAGAGCTCCCAGAAGCCCATGTTGAAAGGACTTCTTGAACTTTCTATAGCACTTAAACTCTATTGACTTCTGCCTCCTTAAAGGTCTCTGCTGCCTGGGCTTCCCTATTCTCCCCTCTTCTCTAACACCTCCCACACAATCTCCTTTGTCAGCTGTTCTTCCTTTTCACACCCTGAAAAGTTGCTGGGTGCCAAGTTTCTGCCATTGCTCCccttcttctcctgcccctccctcccatctcctctacttccttccctcactggacctccccctttttttctcacTCAATAGTCTGACAGTCAGAGAGATCTTACCCATACTATATCTGAACCTAGGTTCTCTGGATGGGCTTCATATGAAATGTCTTAAGTTATAGGgaaatttatgtgtatatttatttgcattttttcttagGAAAAGGACTAAACCTGTTATCAAAAGTTTAAAACAGCATGTTGATGCCTTCTAAATCTTATCTTTTGTCCAGCCCTGCCTTCTGAGTTCCCAGGTCATATACCCAACTGCCTACTTAGAATCTCCACCTAAGATCATAACTACCTCCAGCTTAATAATGTCAAGAGCTAAGATCATTATCTCCCCCTCAAAGCCTGCTCCTCTTCCTTCACTTCTTATGTCCATGAAATGTACCACCATCCTCCTGCTAACCAGATCATTGCCCAGACCCCTCCTTCTCTATGACAGAACCAATCACTCATCCAAAtcctgtcctttctcctttcttcacaaGTCTCTTAGAGGCTTCCGTTGCATTTCCACTTCTTTAACAGGGAGTCCCCTCTTGGCTACACTGTTAAAATAACTGCCCAACTTTTCCCTCCACCtttgatctctctcctctccaatttatttattggacTGGTAGCAGAGTAATTTGTATAAAACATAAAACCGATCATGTCATTCCCCAGCTCAAAATGTTGGTGATTGCTTTTACATTCTATAAAAATTATTCTGAGAGAATCTAAGAAGGCATCGACTGTTCACCATGACATACAAAGTCCTTCATGATCACTCCGTAGATACTAAGTGCCAAGTACGTTGTAGGCACTGTGCCAAATGCTGGGGATACAACATAAACAAGAGGAACAGATTCCCTGCCCTCAAAGACCTTACTGAAATTTGACGATAccacaaaggaaaagcaaagcttgGGAGTAAGGAGATAGGGGGTGTCACAACTTCATTTGCGTCACCAGGGAAGGCCGTCAGCTCCTAGcctgcacttctttttttttttttttaaagattttatttatctgagagagagagagagagagcacaagcagggggagcggcaggcagaaggagagggagaagcaggctcgctgctgagcagggagccaagcaaagccgggctcaatcccaggactctgagatcatgacctgagcttgagcggaaggcagaggcccaaccgactgagccacccaggcaccccatccttaACCCTTTAGCTAGTGCTTCTCCTTTGTGGTTCTCACTAATCTGGTGGAGCTATCCCCGGCTCCGCAAACACGGCAGCCTACTTTACCCCATCTTTGCTCATGCCTCTCTGTTTGCCTGAAATGCCTTTCTCTCAAAACTTTCCTGCCAAACATACAATTGTCTTTTGTGATCCAATTAAAGTGTTCTCTCTCCCAAGTGGACCCGTCCCACAGATGCCTTCTTTATGCACAAACAGAATTTTGCAAATACTCTCATAGTCCCTACAGCACTGCAAGTGCTTATCTGCTGGTCTCCCCCTATGAAGGTGTGAGTCCCAGGGGGATGAAAACTGGCCTGGTAATCTCAGAACCTGGTGCTGTGGCTGGCATTTCAGTGTTGAAGGGAAAGTatggggagaaaagaagggagaggggaagggtgcctgggtggctcagtcagttaagcatctgcctttggctcaggtcataatcctggggtcctgagatccagtctcacctgaggctccttgctcagtggggagccggcttttccctctgcctgattctccctctgcctgccgttgtgctctctccctgacaaataaataaataaagtctttttaaaaaagaaagaagagaggagctAGACCAAGAacatctgtcttttaaaaaccGTGCATTTTAGCTACCCCATAAAATTAGCCCTTGCCACCCCACGCCCAAGCTGAGGCTGGCTCAGTAAGCCTTATGAAAACCTGCAGAGTGCTCCCCACTCTCACAGTCCTCCTggggctccctccttcctctgcagcTGATAGTTCCTCCCTGTACATGAAGACCACAGACAGAAGATGAGTCAGAGGAGACCATAAAACTGCAGAGAAGGCAAACTAAAGGGAATGCCACGGACCGCGAGCCACGTGCGAGAAAACCACGCAGAACTGTGAAGAACAGAGAgcgcaggggtggggtggggagtccTCCTTCAGCCCCAGGGTGGGGGCACTCTCCGGGCCTAAGTTACCCAGAGAAGCATCCTGTGCTGTAGCATGGGGCTTTACGTTTTCAGATGCTGGTCTGGATTTTGATGGATGTAAATGCTTCTCTTAAGAGGGAgcactagaggggcgcctgggtggctcagtgggttaaagcctctgcctttggctcaggtcatgatctcagggatcctgggatcgagccccacatcaggctctctctgctcagcagggagcctgcttcccacctcactctctgcctgctgctctgcctacttgtgatctctccctctctctgtcaaataaataaataaaatattaaaaaaaaaaaaaagagggcacctgggtgactcagtgggttggggcctctgccttcggctcaggtcattatcccagactgggatcgagtcccgcatcgagctctctgctcagcagatagcctgcttctccatctctctctgcctgcctctctgcctacttgtgatctctgtctgtcaaataaataaataaaatctttaaaaaagaaaaagaaaaaagaaaaaagaagagggagccCTAGAAGGGATGCCTGGTTCCCAGTCCAAGTGGATCCTAACCAGACAGCTAACTGTGGGGGAGGCTCTGCTACCAGAAGTGGGTAGATTAAGGCGTGCACCAATGATCTCTACTAGGagcaaaacaaagcaatatgAAATCCTGAGAAGTGGTTTTGATATGATTTTGGAGTGGACAGGGGCATTGGTCCCAAGCAGTGGTCAGCAGACACCTgtgcctgctcctcctcccctctaccACTGCCAAATGTCACATTTGTCTGCTGCTTACCTCCTGGCCATTTCCAAAGCTCTTCCAAGTGAGACCTGTCCCTGCTATCCAGGAGCCCACTGGGGCAGTGGCACGGCCAAACAGAGCcctttgattttctgtctgcaACCTAGATTTAAacaaagtggggaggggaagggtacAGAGGTGCATGTGTTGGGAAGAAGGGTGCATCTGGGGAGCACAGAACTGGTTCCCAGTCACAGCACCTCCACCTTCTCCAGCAAAGAGCTCAGGCTAGCCCAGACCCAGTGGGTCCCTGAGGGCTGAGCTCACCTGAACTGCTGTGACTCAGCTCAGCCCTGGTAACGGTGGGATGAAGGTAAAgggctcctgctctctcctccccgctgcccttccctccctttctccttccctgccttccctgCAACCAGTGACATTCCCCCTCCCAGGGCCCTATTCCTACCCCACTGCCTGGGTTTCCTTTAACAGAGGATGTGAACCTCGTGGTCAAATTCATGCTAAGAAGTGCATTGCAGATCCCAAGGCAcatgcattttgaattttgaaaaatatgccGGTGCAGATAACGCTCGAGGGCGGGACACTCTCTGGCATCTCCAGATTTAAAAGTATGCAGGTGAGTGCTGGCTGGATGGAGCCAGGTCCAGGCAGTGACAAGTTCTGAGGTACAAACAGAGGTCACTCAGTGAAGGTTCTCCCCTCTTGAGTCTGgtccccagggtcctgatatcttGTTTTTGTTGCGGAATGGATGCAAATCCATAGGTTGGGGGAAAATACCTTGAGATGTACCAGGAGTCATTCTCACAGACTCTGCGTCACTGAATCcctacgggggggggggggggcgcacatGCCAACTCGGCTTCTCGACCAGACTTTTTTCTTACCCTTCCTGCCCTATCGTGGGGCTCACTTGTCAGAATTCTGGTTCAGAAATCAgatgacattctgggaaaaggAACCTAGAGAGTAatgagctggggggtggggagaaagactATTTACTTCCTCTCTTCAAGGGAGCTGCATGTGTCCCTCACGGGCTCAGTGAATCTGCGGTGACTCGTTCACTCTGATGCGGCAGCATGTGGCAGCTGCTGCCCTCAACGGCTCTGCTGCTTGTAGGTGAGTCAGAGTCACTGGGACTGAGAGAGAAGCTCCAGAGGCCCTGGGTTCAGCGGAGCCCACTTTTCAGGCCAGGGAGGGTATCCCTACCAAGGAATAGGACCCCTTATGGCACGGCACGGAGCGGTCTCCTTGGAGCTCCCAGGACAAACTACCGGGGGCCTAGAGACAAGAACTCGGGCTCAGATTTGGGGATAACCAGAAAGCGAAGGGGGCCTGGGGAGTCTCTGTTACTTCACGCTGCTGgggctcagtttccctatctgtacaCTGAAGACTATGGACCAGATAGATGGTCCCGAAGTTCTGTCTCTTCTGTTCTGACATCCCTGGGTTCCCCTCTAGGACTTCTGATTTCCACCCTTTGCGGAGGACTTGGGTTGAGGCAGTCTCTGGCTTGATTCAGGGAAAATCGATCTGTGCCTTTGTTTTGGGTGTTTGAGTTGGGACTGAGGAGGAACGGAGTGGTGCTGAAAGCAGGGGTGTGGGTGGAAAGAGGACAGGAGGCATAGACACTGGTGACCAGAAGGCAGGCGGCGGGAAAGCTAGCTGCCATACATATCTTGATTCTTGGTGACATAGGACTCTCAGGGCAGGGGCTGGCAGGGCAACGTACACTCCTTCCACACTCCAGCTGCCTGATCTATGCTTCTGCTCAATATTTGTTTCACTGTTTTGTCTTGCAGTTTCTGCCGGCACGCAAGCTGGTGAGTCTGCTCTGTGGtctgggatggagggaaggagggaggtgtgCAGTGTAACAGCCGTGGAACTTTGGGAAATCTGCACCGTGTGGGAAATGGCTGGCTTCGGGGTGTCAGGGGGCACTTTTCCAGTACAGTCGGGCTTGGCCCTAGGCTTCTCTGGTTCATCTTCCTCAGGTTAGTGAGAGGCCAGAAATAGGGCTAAGTCCCTTGAAGCCAAGATGCTCTAAGTCTGAGTCACAGACCAAGGCAGAGTCGCCAACGTGGGCTCGCTCTGGCTCTGAGCCTCCCCGGGAATGCCAGTGTAAgaccccccctccctgccctaaCCCACCCTCTCTTGGCTCCTCAGCGGACCTCCCAAAGGCTGTGGTGGTCTCAGACCCTCCAGGCAATAGGGTCCTCACGTTCGACAGTGTGACTTTCAAGTGCCAGGGGGCCAATCCTTCTGGGAACCATTCCACCCGGTGGCTGCACAATGGGACCCTCATCTCAAGTCAGACCAGCTACGTCATCGAAGCTGCCAGCGTTGAAAACAGCGGCGAGTACAGGTGCCAGACGGGCCTCTCCGAACTCAGTGACCCCGTGCAGCTAGAAGTCCTCGTGGGTGAGTGGGTGAAGGGGAAGGGGGGACTCACCAATAAATGGTGAAAACGGAAGACTTGAGAAGAGCTGAGTCTTGGGGGTTAAAATTGAGATGAGATGACCTGCGGCCCCCCTGACTTACATCACCATTGTAGTCTTAGCCCCAGGCAGGCCTTAGGCCAAATGTCAAAAGCTGGCGCCTAATGGACCCAGGACTCTGCAGGGCACAGTCCCCGCAATCACCGTCCCCATAGAATGTACCCCAGGGAATGGCGTCACCTGAAGGTCAGGCTGTGCCCTTAATGCTCtctcatatttattgagtaatgAATGAATCTGTTCTTATGACCTCCATCTCCTTCTGACCCTTAGATGCACATGTTCTAAGTGACCCTCCAAACCCTGCTGGGCAGCCCAAGGTCCTTTCCACCTCTCTGTCCCCATCAGTGCCACATCAGTGCCACACTCAAACTTAAAACTTCAGtgtagggtcgcctgggtggctcagttggctaggtgtctgacttcagctcaggtcatgatcccagggcctcaggatcaagacccacatagggctttcttctcagttggggcacctgcttctctgcccccctacctgcttgtgtttgctctcttgctctgtctctctcttatttaaacaaacaaacaaacaaacaaaaaccaaaaaacaagctTCACTGTAAATCTCTCCACTCAGAAAAAGGTGAGGGAAGGGTATCAGACACAGGCTGTGTCTGCTGTCCCTGGAGTCACACCACCTGGCCCAGAACCCACAGTGTCCCCTCAAAAGCCTGATGCTACTTCAATGGCTGCCTCAGTTGCGCGATGTGTATGGGTGGAAGGAacctggaggagaagggggggCCCTGATGGTGGTGGGCTTGTAAAGGATTTCATGGAACTGGGCCTCTGGCGCTGATTCTTATGGCTCCTTAGCCTCTGACCACCATGTAGCTGACACGGTCCTCCTGCTACGGAGTTACGGGGAGGAATGTGTGTTCTCTGACTAGGTGAGACATGGCTACCTTTGACCAAATAAAAGGGAGAATTACCAATAAGAAGCAATAGAAAAATCAAGCCTGAGAGCTCTTAGTTTGCCTCAGAGTTTGGTGTAGAAGCTGGCTTTAGAAGTCCCGTCAATAAAGACTGTACTAAGATGTGACTATAAGCATTAACTTCACCAGGAGAAATTcttgactgtcttttttttttttttaagactttatttacttatttgagatagagagagcataagcagatggagaggaagaagcaggctcccctctgagccaggagccagatgcaggactcaatcccacgaccctgggatcatgaccctgggatcatgaaccaagccaaaggcagctgcttaactaactgagccacctcggtGTCCCTACTGTTCTGTTCTTATTTCAAAAGTCATCTGGGttcaatttctaaaatatatttgggttctaaatttctaaaatataattgggctcaatttctaaaatatagaaaagtaaaagGGAGAAAACTAAGATGGCTGGTAGTCCTGTCCCTCGGGGAAAAGCCCTACTAATGTGTaagcacattttcttcttcttttttctctgcttatCTGTTTCTTGTATTCTGTCTTTCTAACTCGGCCTCGTCGACGTTTTTCTTGTGTCATTTAGAAATGTATCTGCAATGCCGTCTTTCATTATTTTGGTCAGCTTCCTGACCGTGATTTCGTGTTTTCTAGGGGTGAACTCCGGTTACGTGGCAAGACAGTCCTGGTGATATAGGATTTTCTGTCTTGAAGGTTCTGCTCAGTGGTGAAGCTGGCCTTGCAGAGGCCCTGGGGCCCTTGAGAAAGGACCAGCTACCGTGAGCACTACCGGTCAcgtccctctttcctctccttgacTTTCATTCTGAGTTGTGCTTCGCAGTTTCTGTAGCCACTTCAGGGGACACCCAATGACCTTATTCCCACAACTATCTATTCCTTCTGAAGTCtacccttcctttatttttttttaaaggatttcatttatttatttgacagagagagggagagagcacaagcaaggggagtggcaggcagagggagagggagaagcagactccccgccgaggagggagcccgaagtggggctcgattccaggaccctgggatcatgacctgagccgaaggcagactcttaaccccctgagccacccaggtgcccctctaccttTCCTTTAGTGGAGCAAatcatcattttctctctcttttttttattttaagttatttatttattgagagaaagagagcatgtgcgtGCAtgggttgaggggcagagggagagcggaGAATCTGCAGCAGATGCCAagttgagcacggagcccgacgtggggctctatcccacgaccctgaggtcatgacctgagccagatccAAGAGCTGGACATTCAACCAACCGAGACACCCACCCTTTGGTGCTCTACAAATCAtcattttcaaatgcaaattttaCTCTTTGACCTAGAACTTATGGTGGCTGCTCCTTACCTGTCATAGCAAACCCCAGGGCAACCCTAAGGACCCTGCAGATGGCTTCCCCCGACCCTCTTCTCTTAGATCCTCTGCCCTACCCTTATGGTTTGATTTGTGCATCCCTCTTCCCCACTAGACAAAAAGTCCTGGTGTGATGTGAGTTCTCCTGCAGGGTCCCGTGGGCATTCTCCCAAAGCGAGCTCTGCAGGGATGGCTCCCAGGCCGGCTCTCTGTGACGCCCTAGGATCTGGGTGTTGAGTGTCCCCTTCCCGCTGAAGCCTCCTGGGCCTGTGGTCTCTGTGTCTTTCAGGCTGGTTGTTACTCCAGACCCCTCGGCGGGTGTTCCAGGAGGGGGAGCCCATTCGGCTGAGGTGCCACAGCTGGAAGAACAAGCCCGTCTGGAATGTCCAATACTTCCAGAATAGAAGAGGCAGAAAGTTTTCTTATGATAATTCTGAGTTCTACATCCCAGCAGCAAGAAGTGAACATAATGGCTCCTACTTCTGCAGGGGGCTTATCGGGAAGAGAAATGAGTCTTCAGAGGCTGTGGACATCATCATTCAAGGTAAGAGCTGTGCAGCCCTCGAGGGTCTGGGACCCCTGGGCAGGAAGTCTGCATTTGCGCTGTGAAGATGAGTGGAGAGGAGATTCTGGACTGTTCCACAGGCTTTTTTGACAAGGGGTTCTGAAGGCTGTCGTTGACTTGGCACGAACAGAAGCCACATTTCCTGCCCCATAAGTACACCTGTCCCTCCTTACCCCGATCAAACCATGTCCGCAAGGTTCTATGTCCCTACAGTGCTGACCCATCTTCGcctgcccttcttcctctccaagcCTCAAGTCCTAGCCAAGAGCCAACCTGGTGGGCGCCCCTCGCATGCTCACAGAGAGACCATAGGAACTGGGTCCTGGCTCTGCTGTTCATTAACCACGTGACAGCGGGTAAACCAGTAGTCTCTCTGAATCTCCAGTTCCCTTTCTGTAATGTAACAAAGACAAGACGACATTTATTGGGTACCTTTCAGTGCGCtggacactgtgctaagtgcctCTTTCCACGCACCCGGTTTGACCATCCCAATGACCCCTCACCACAACGATATGAGGTTATCGCCTTTACAGATGAAGTAACTGTAACagagtgggggaaaggggaggggcgTTAATGGGTCTCTAGGATCACACCAAAGATTCAAAgacctttatatttatttaaccactaaataaaaggaaagaattggaCAGATGCCAAATTTCATGCCTTAACAACTGTCATTTTTCtcccccctcttcttctcccaTTAGGTCCACCGGTTCCATCCACCTCATCACTCCTCCCATTTTGGCCCCATATCCCTTTCGCCGTGGTGATGGCACTCCTATTTGCAGTGGACACGGGACTGTATTTTGCTATGCAGAGAGACCTTCATAACTCAAAGCGGGCCTGGAAAAACAGCAAAGTCTCCTGGAAACAGGGCCCTTAGGACAAATGGGGGTAGTAAAAGCAGCACCTCTGAGCCTCTTTCTGGATTCACCATCCCATCCTCCCCACTAGGCAGCTCTGGGAGCAGCAGGAAAAGCACACCTCAGGGTCTAGGCTGAGGGTCCTCCACTCAACTCCATTTTCTCTCGGTCTCTGCTAGAAAGGAAAGGTCTGTGATCTCAGAGGCCAACCATGAAGCCTCAGCGAGCAGA from Lutra lutra chromosome 15, mLutLut1.2, whole genome shotgun sequence includes these protein-coding regions:
- the LOC125086328 gene encoding low affinity immunoglobulin gamma Fc region receptor III-A, whose protein sequence is MWQLLPSTALLLVVSAGTQAADLPKAVVVSDPPGNRVLTFDSVTFKCQGANPSGNHSTRWLHNGTLISSQTSYVIEAASVENSGEYRCQTGLSELSDPVQLEVLVGWLLLQTPRRVFQEGEPIRLRCHSWKNKPVWNVQYFQNRRGRKFSYDNSEFYIPAARSEHNGSYFCRGLIGKRNESSEAVDIIIQGPPVPSTSSLLPFWPHIPFAVVMALLFAVDTGLYFAMQRDLHNSKRAWKNSKVSWKQGP